A portion of the Limnothrix sp. FACHB-406 genome contains these proteins:
- a CDS encoding N-acetylmannosamine-6-phosphate 2-epimerase → MLGVEPVITQLRGGLVVSCQAPIDSPLRDPQIIATMAQAAVLRGAVGIRLDSPEHVMATRSRLGADVPIIGLWKQVLHGSSVYITPRFADAAAIAAAGADIIAIDATLRSRPEGDTAAQLIDRIHQELGKPVMADIDTWEAAEAAAQAGADLVGTTLYGYTEATQDQTPPGWDLLTQMVTRLTVPCICEGGIASPAMARAAIDRGAFAVVVGTAITGIDLQVQAYQRAIALE, encoded by the coding sequence ATGTTAGGGGTTGAGCCGGTGATAACACAATTGCGTGGTGGTTTGGTCGTGTCTTGCCAGGCCCCGATCGATTCCCCCCTGCGGGATCCTCAGATCATTGCCACCATGGCCCAAGCGGCTGTGTTGCGGGGGGCGGTGGGTATCCGTTTAGACAGTCCCGAGCATGTGATGGCAACCCGATCGCGCTTGGGGGCCGATGTACCAATTATTGGCCTTTGGAAGCAGGTGCTACACGGCTCCTCGGTTTACATCACGCCACGCTTTGCCGATGCCGCCGCGATCGCCGCCGCCGGGGCCGACATCATCGCCATTGATGCCACCCTGCGATCGCGCCCCGAAGGGGACACCGCCGCCCAACTGATCGATCGCATCCATCAGGAATTGGGGAAACCGGTGATGGCCGACATTGACACCTGGGAAGCGGCCGAAGCCGCCGCCCAAGCGGGAGCTGACTTGGTGGGTACAACGCTGTATGGCTACACGGAAGCGACCCAAGATCAGACCCCGCCGGGATGGGATCTGTTAACGCAAATGGTCACGCGCCTGACAGTGCCTTGCATTTGTGAAGGGGGCATTGCTTCGCCGGCCATGGCCCGGGCTGCGATCGATCGGGGAGCCTTTGCCGTGGTTGTGGGAACTGCCATCACGGGGATCGATCTGCAAGTGCAAGCCTATCAACGGGCGATCGCCCTGGAGTAG
- the glgB gene encoding 1,4-alpha-glucan branching enzyme translates to MIPTIAQDQVDRIVHNHHHNPFEVLGPHLVLQQDGETTWAIRAYLPSASAAWAIFPEERLEVPMVSVHHPHFFECTITRHEIANYQLRIQEGEHERVLYDPYAFRSPLVTDFDVHLFCEGNHHRIYEKLGAHLTEIEGVSGVYFAVWAPNARNVSVLGDFNYWDGRKHQMRKMDGGVWDLFIPGVKAGDPYKFEIKNWEGHIYEKSDPYGFQQEVRPKTASIVANLDHYQWSDNDWMDKRRHTAPLEQPVSVYEVHLGSWLHENFAFPGTHYDGTPAESVSVAELKPGTRFLTYKELADRLIPYVKEMGFTHVELLPVAEHPFDGSWGYQVIGYYAVTSRYGTPQDFMYFVDQCHQNGIGVIVDWVPGHFPKDGHGLAGFDGTCLYEHADPRKGEHKEWGTLIFNYGRNEVRNFLVANALFWFDKYHIDGIRVDAVASMLYLDYCRENGEWLPNQYGGRENIEAADFLRQTNHLLFSYYPGVLSIAEESTAWPMVSWPTYVGGLGFNLKWNMGWMHDILDYFSMDPWFRQFHQNNVTFSIWYAFSENFMLALSHDEIVHGKSNMLGKVPGDEWQKFANLRCLYAYMFTHPGKKTLFMSMEFGQWSEWNVWGDLEWHLLQYEPHQKLKQFVTDLNQLYRNEPCLYTQDCRQEGFEWIDCSDNNHSVVSFVRWDKDYKDFVVVVCNFTPQPHSHYRVGVPKLGFYREVLNSDSRKYGGSNMGNLGGKWAEEWWFHDRPYSIDLCLPPLGVLVLKLDHAATAAASAEGDF, encoded by the coding sequence ATGATTCCTACCATTGCCCAAGATCAAGTCGATCGGATTGTTCACAACCATCATCACAATCCCTTTGAAGTCCTTGGCCCCCACCTGGTGCTTCAGCAAGATGGTGAAACAACCTGGGCAATTCGGGCCTATTTGCCCAGCGCCAGCGCCGCTTGGGCGATCTTTCCCGAAGAACGTCTTGAAGTGCCGATGGTCTCTGTGCATCACCCGCACTTTTTTGAGTGCACCATCACCCGTCACGAAATCGCCAACTACCAACTGCGGATCCAAGAAGGAGAGCATGAGCGGGTACTCTATGACCCCTACGCTTTTCGATCGCCCCTGGTCACCGATTTTGATGTTCACCTCTTTTGCGAAGGCAATCACCACCGCATTTACGAAAAACTGGGGGCCCACCTCACGGAAATTGAAGGAGTCAGCGGTGTTTACTTCGCCGTTTGGGCCCCCAACGCGCGTAATGTTTCCGTCTTGGGCGATTTCAACTACTGGGACGGCCGCAAGCACCAAATGCGGAAAATGGACGGCGGCGTTTGGGATTTGTTCATCCCCGGCGTGAAAGCAGGAGATCCCTACAAATTCGAGATCAAAAACTGGGAAGGGCACATTTACGAAAAGAGCGATCCCTACGGATTCCAGCAGGAAGTGCGCCCCAAAACTGCCTCGATCGTGGCCAACCTGGATCACTACCAGTGGAGCGACAACGATTGGATGGACAAGCGCCGCCACACCGCGCCCCTAGAACAGCCGGTTTCGGTTTATGAAGTCCATCTCGGCTCCTGGTTGCATGAAAACTTTGCATTTCCCGGAACCCACTACGACGGCACGCCGGCCGAATCGGTTTCAGTGGCGGAACTGAAGCCCGGCACTCGATTTTTGACCTATAAAGAACTGGCCGATCGCCTGATTCCCTACGTCAAAGAGATGGGCTTCACCCATGTGGAATTGTTGCCCGTAGCAGAGCACCCCTTTGATGGATCTTGGGGTTACCAAGTCATTGGTTATTACGCCGTCACCTCGCGTTATGGCACGCCTCAAGACTTCATGTATTTTGTCGATCAATGCCACCAAAACGGCATTGGTGTGATTGTGGATTGGGTGCCCGGTCACTTCCCGAAAGATGGCCATGGTTTGGCAGGGTTTGACGGCACTTGCCTTTATGAACATGCCGATCCCCGCAAGGGCGAACACAAGGAATGGGGCACTTTGATTTTCAACTATGGCCGCAATGAAGTGCGGAATTTCCTAGTTGCTAATGCCCTTTTCTGGTTCGACAAATATCACATTGATGGCATCCGCGTGGATGCGGTGGCCTCAATGTTGTATCTGGATTACTGCCGCGAGAATGGGGAATGGTTGCCCAACCAATATGGTGGTCGAGAAAACATTGAAGCGGCTGATTTTCTGCGGCAAACCAACCATCTGTTGTTCAGCTACTATCCCGGCGTACTCTCGATCGCGGAAGAGTCCACTGCTTGGCCGATGGTTTCCTGGCCAACCTATGTGGGAGGCTTGGGCTTCAATTTGAAGTGGAACATGGGCTGGATGCACGACATCCTCGACTATTTCTCGATGGATCCCTGGTTCCGCCAATTTCACCAAAACAATGTCACCTTCAGCATTTGGTACGCCTTTAGCGAGAATTTCATGCTGGCTCTGTCCCACGATGAAATTGTCCATGGCAAGAGCAATATGCTCGGAAAAGTGCCCGGTGATGAGTGGCAAAAATTCGCTAACTTGCGCTGTCTCTATGCCTACATGTTCACGCACCCGGGCAAGAAAACGCTCTTCATGAGCATGGAGTTTGGCCAATGGAGTGAGTGGAATGTTTGGGGTGATTTGGAGTGGCATTTGCTGCAATACGAACCCCATCAGAAGCTGAAGCAGTTTGTGACTGATTTGAATCAGCTTTATCGCAACGAGCCTTGCCTTTATACCCAAGATTGCCGTCAGGAAGGGTTTGAGTGGATTGATTGCAGCGACAACAACCACAGTGTGGTTTCATTTGTGCGCTGGGATAAGGATTACAAGGATTTTGTGGTGGTGGTTTGTAATTTCACGCCGCAACCCCATTCCCATTACCGCGTGGGGGTTCCCAAGTTGGGCTTCTATCGCGAAGTGCTCAACAGCGATTCGCGCAAATATGGCGGCAGCAACATGGGCAATTTAGGGGGCAAATGGGCGGAGGAATGGTGGTTCCACGATCGCCCCTACTCGATCGACCTCTGCTTGCCTCCGTTGGGCGTGTTGGTGCTCAAGTTGGATCATGCGGCCACGGCCGCAGCCAGCGCCGAGGGTGACTTTTAG
- the hetR gene encoding heterocyst differentiation master regulator HetR — MGSGSHRVLEESQLSDRDLIERISAGAMDRILLFLAFSAMRTGGHRHGAFLDAAATAAKCAIYLTYLEQGQNLRHTGYLHHIEPKRVKAIVEEVREALTEGKLLRMLGSQEPRYLIQLPAVWMERFPWKPGQPRIPGTSLTGEEKHYLERKLPDQLPDAQVLNSFQFMELIEFLHRRSQEPFPIEQQMPLSEALTEHIKRRLLHSGTVSRLDSPWGMPFYALVRASYWTPKDSEARSYTAVEDTATYFRLLREWAANPEKQQAMRAIEELDIAPDRLGEAMADLDRVLREWADRHHTEGGQPIVVQLAAGDRIDHLDP; from the coding sequence TTGGGTTCAGGATCTCACCGCGTGCTGGAAGAGTCGCAACTGAGCGATCGCGATCTCATTGAGCGCATTAGCGCCGGAGCGATGGATCGCATCCTGTTGTTTTTGGCCTTTAGTGCCATGCGAACCGGTGGCCACCGCCACGGGGCATTTTTGGATGCGGCGGCTACGGCGGCAAAATGCGCCATTTACCTGACTTATTTGGAACAGGGGCAAAACCTACGCCATACGGGCTATTTGCACCACATTGAGCCAAAGCGGGTGAAGGCGATTGTGGAGGAGGTGCGCGAGGCCTTGACGGAAGGCAAGCTGCTGCGGATGTTGGGATCCCAGGAGCCGCGCTACCTGATTCAGTTGCCGGCGGTTTGGATGGAGCGGTTTCCCTGGAAGCCGGGTCAGCCCCGCATTCCGGGGACGAGCCTAACCGGTGAAGAAAAGCATTATTTGGAACGGAAGCTGCCGGATCAGTTGCCCGATGCTCAGGTTTTGAACTCGTTCCAGTTCATGGAGCTAATTGAGTTTTTGCATCGCCGATCGCAGGAGCCATTCCCGATCGAACAGCAAATGCCCCTGAGCGAAGCCCTGACGGAACATATCAAGCGGCGATTGTTGCACTCGGGAACGGTGTCGCGGCTGGATTCGCCTTGGGGAATGCCGTTCTATGCCTTGGTGCGAGCTTCCTACTGGACTCCGAAGGATTCCGAAGCCCGCAGCTACACGGCGGTGGAGGATACGGCGACCTATTTCCGATTGCTGCGGGAATGGGCGGCGAATCCGGAGAAACAACAGGCCATGCGGGCGATCGAGGAGTTGGATATTGCGCCCGATCGTCTGGGAGAAGCGATGGCGGATTTGGATCGGGTGCTGCGGGAATGGGCCGATCGACACCATACGGAAGGTGGCCAGCCGATCGTGGTGCAACTGGCAGCGGGCGATCGGATTGACCACCTAGATCCCTAG
- a CDS encoding tetratricopeptide repeat protein has translation MNSPDATTALQPAALESYTLALGLCRSGQWTEAIELFGQAISLAPNCSALWNDCGNALARTGCLQDAITYYDRALVLEPQNPHYWYNRGTALDGAGQLEGALASYQKALNFAPLDHRLWNNLGVTHFRLGHWEAAAHNYSRSIELNPTCPRAWHNRGVVLRKLNRDSEALTCYERSLELEPASAATWYQRGIVLDNLKRHDEAIASYDKALGLRDGDHNIWHNRAISLRWAGDLAGALESYQKAITFDAADADTWYYRGRLMRQLGRIREAIASYDLSLTLNPEQPNAWYDRGNALFSIGQLQAAIKSYDETIKRDPTKPTPWYNRGLAQLRLRQPEAALMSYLKAAERGLSLPELQFCQACCYLLQTQRSDCSDWERQTALDRAASCLQAAIAANPDRYGSFATAHQLFEPVKPDANGRIKPLKGSSVS, from the coding sequence GTGAATTCCCCCGATGCCACCACTGCTCTCCAGCCTGCTGCCCTGGAATCCTACACCTTGGCCCTAGGGCTTTGTCGATCGGGGCAATGGACAGAGGCGATCGAGCTGTTTGGCCAGGCGATTAGCCTCGCTCCCAATTGCAGTGCCCTGTGGAATGACTGCGGCAATGCCCTGGCTCGCACCGGCTGCCTTCAGGATGCCATCACCTATTACGATCGGGCGTTGGTGCTGGAGCCGCAAAATCCCCACTATTGGTATAACCGGGGCACGGCCCTTGATGGCGCTGGGCAATTGGAGGGAGCCTTAGCCAGTTATCAAAAGGCGCTGAACTTTGCACCACTGGATCATCGTCTTTGGAATAATTTGGGCGTAACCCACTTCCGGCTGGGCCATTGGGAAGCGGCCGCCCATAACTATAGTCGGTCGATCGAACTGAATCCCACCTGTCCCCGCGCCTGGCACAATCGCGGCGTGGTTTTACGCAAGCTCAATCGAGACAGCGAGGCGCTCACCTGCTATGAGCGATCCCTGGAATTGGAACCCGCCAGCGCCGCCACTTGGTATCAGCGCGGGATCGTCCTAGACAATCTCAAGCGCCACGATGAAGCCATTGCCAGCTATGACAAGGCCCTCGGCTTGCGGGATGGCGACCACAATATTTGGCATAATCGCGCGATTTCCCTGCGTTGGGCAGGTGATTTGGCAGGGGCCCTCGAAAGCTACCAAAAAGCCATTACCTTTGACGCGGCCGATGCGGATACCTGGTACTATCGCGGCCGCCTGATGCGGCAGTTGGGGCGCATTCGGGAGGCGATCGCCAGCTATGACCTCTCCTTGACCCTGAACCCTGAACAACCTAATGCTTGGTACGATCGGGGCAATGCCCTCTTCTCGATCGGGCAATTACAAGCGGCGATTAAAAGCTACGACGAAACGATCAAGCGAGATCCCACCAAGCCCACCCCTTGGTATAACCGCGGCCTGGCACAACTCCGGCTGCGGCAACCGGAAGCGGCCCTGATGAGCTACTTGAAGGCAGCCGAACGCGGCCTATCATTACCGGAGTTGCAATTTTGCCAGGCCTGTTGCTACCTGCTGCAAACCCAGCGATCGGATTGCAGTGACTGGGAACGCCAAACGGCTCTCGATCGCGCCGCCAGTTGTTTGCAAGCGGCAATTGCGGCCAACCCCGATCGCTACGGTTCCTTCGCCACCGCCCACCAACTATTTGAGCCGGTCAAGCCCGATGCCAATGGCCGAATTAAGCCCCTGAAAGGCTCATCTGTGTCTTAG
- the rpsO gene encoding 30S ribosomal protein S15, which produces MPLQQERKQTVINDFQTHGTDTGSADVQVALLTARVEQLSEHLKKNKKDHASRRGLLQIIGRRKRLLAYILKQDRERYQALIKKLGIRG; this is translated from the coding sequence ATGCCCCTGCAACAAGAGCGCAAACAAACCGTCATCAATGACTTCCAAACCCACGGCACCGATACCGGCTCGGCGGATGTGCAAGTGGCGTTGTTGACGGCGCGCGTCGAGCAACTCAGCGAACACCTGAAAAAGAACAAGAAAGATCACGCCTCTCGTCGTGGTCTGCTGCAAATCATCGGTCGCCGTAAGCGCCTGCTGGCTTACATCCTGAAGCAGGATCGTGAGCGTTACCAAGCGCTGATCAAGAAACTCGGCATTCGCGGTTAG
- the moaC gene encoding cyclic pyranopterin monophosphate synthase MoaC, which produces MTSLDQNFLERGPNPATAVDLAAGGGDRAVAAPSLTHLDGSGEARMVDISAKTATTREALAEARVRMLPATLAAIESGNAPKGDVLGTARIAGIMAAKQTANLIPLCHPLPLSKVQVTLTPDRALPGYIIQANVKTKAETGVEMEALTAASVAALTLYDMAKALEKSMQIEAVRLITKTGGKSGDYQAPDRP; this is translated from the coding sequence ATGACAAGTCTCGACCAAAATTTTTTGGAGCGAGGGCCAAACCCAGCCACTGCCGTTGATTTGGCCGCTGGGGGGGGCGATCGAGCCGTGGCCGCCCCTTCGCTCACCCACCTGGACGGCAGCGGTGAAGCCAGAATGGTGGACATTTCCGCCAAGACGGCCACCACGCGGGAAGCCCTGGCCGAAGCGCGTGTCCGAATGCTGCCCGCCACCCTCGCGGCGATCGAGTCTGGCAATGCCCCCAAAGGAGACGTGCTGGGGACGGCCCGCATTGCCGGAATCATGGCCGCAAAACAAACGGCTAACCTCATTCCCCTTTGTCATCCCTTGCCCCTGAGCAAGGTGCAGGTCACCCTCACGCCCGATCGCGCCCTTCCGGGCTACATCATCCAAGCCAACGTGAAAACCAAAGCCGAAACGGGCGTAGAGATGGAAGCGCTCACGGCCGCATCGGTAGCCGCCTTGACCCTTTACGACATGGCAAAGGCGCTAGAAAAGTCAATGCAAATTGAGGCCGTGCGGCTGATTACCAAAACCGGCGGCAAATCTGGCGACTACCAGGCCCCCGATCGCCCTTGA
- a CDS encoding tyrosine-protein kinase domain-containing protein — protein MASPLVKRFSLALKRYLWILPVGPILGAGVGAGLSLLPVPPPRYSILGVLSYQRAGVSFSETGAAIVEQGQTLSPDILTAPDIIAPVAKEFRMDPELLLKSLRVRDPNAGDEKEKKKESGPPTLEVRFTDEKGERGEKITNTLMKLMVEKSRQLNAARVKGIIDAIRARLPQVIGELRAAERNLERYDRVEGAAILAAQNGALIESIATIGNQQRQLQLQLEGVTAQVRSLEQRLGLSVDDAYVSSALSSDPMLAQLRVQLQQVEAERLLQSQRLRPEHPQMQLLMQRQQSLETLLNRRAQEVVGGSMAGAKPLAATSRIRSSSSLDPARQQLANSLVSLKTQQETLQRQLTLSLKAERELRQEYAGVPNKQLERDRLAQQVALKKALYDRMQAKLVDSEAAEAETVSSLTIAQPAAIRSEEIAQKLSMRLTLPAGFAGGLVLSGALLLVLGMLDRRYQADSEIRSALAERDIKLLGILPELAARAPGLLPVLVEPSPPGEAYEQFRSNLRRLDSSLKVLLMSSVDVGEGKSVVAYNLAIAAARSGKRTLLIELDLRAPSAAKALRVAPDPDAVREPFHYYSSLNNCARMVPEVENLYIAPSPGPQNDCAAILESSEIRQLLLDARSRFDYVIVEATTLNNANDALLLESQTDGLILVARPGHTDKTAFTQRLDELTDEETSTIRLIGVAIDSADSPFELLEEEPLLEEDAEAIDPMAAVDEWSIVRPSSNSVAARSKQR, from the coding sequence ATGGCCTCGCCCCTGGTTAAGCGGTTTTCCCTAGCCCTCAAGCGCTATTTGTGGATCCTGCCCGTGGGCCCAATTTTGGGGGCCGGCGTTGGTGCGGGACTGTCGTTGTTACCCGTGCCGCCCCCGCGCTATAGCATTTTGGGGGTTTTGTCATACCAACGGGCGGGGGTGTCGTTTTCGGAAACGGGAGCGGCGATTGTGGAGCAAGGGCAAACCCTCTCGCCAGACATTTTGACCGCGCCGGACATCATCGCGCCCGTGGCCAAGGAATTTCGGATGGATCCGGAGTTGTTGCTCAAAAGCCTGCGGGTGCGCGATCCCAACGCTGGTGACGAAAAGGAAAAGAAAAAAGAAAGCGGCCCGCCAACCTTGGAAGTGCGCTTCACGGATGAGAAAGGGGAGCGGGGCGAAAAGATTACAAACACCCTCATGAAGTTGATGGTGGAGAAAAGCCGTCAACTGAATGCTGCGCGGGTGAAGGGAATTATTGACGCGATTCGGGCCCGGCTGCCGCAGGTGATTGGAGAACTGCGGGCGGCGGAGCGCAATTTGGAACGATACGATCGGGTGGAAGGGGCGGCAATTTTGGCGGCCCAAAATGGGGCCCTGATTGAGTCGATCGCCACGATCGGGAATCAGCAGCGCCAACTGCAACTGCAACTGGAAGGCGTGACCGCCCAGGTGCGCTCCCTGGAACAGCGGCTGGGCCTGTCGGTAGACGATGCCTATGTGTCTTCGGCCCTCAGTTCCGATCCGATGCTGGCCCAGTTGCGGGTGCAGCTTCAGCAGGTGGAGGCGGAACGGCTGCTCCAAAGCCAACGCCTGCGGCCGGAGCATCCCCAAATGCAATTGTTGATGCAACGGCAACAGTCCCTAGAGACCCTGTTGAATCGTCGGGCCCAAGAGGTGGTTGGCGGCAGCATGGCGGGGGCAAAACCGCTGGCGGCCACCAGTCGGATTCGATCGAGCAGCAGCCTGGATCCGGCACGGCAACAGTTAGCTAACAGTTTGGTTTCCCTGAAAACCCAGCAGGAAACCCTGCAACGCCAACTCACCCTGTCCTTGAAGGCGGAACGGGAACTGCGTCAGGAATATGCAGGCGTGCCCAACAAACAGCTAGAGCGCGATCGCCTGGCTCAGCAGGTGGCCTTGAAAAAAGCGCTCTACGATCGAATGCAGGCCAAATTAGTCGATTCGGAAGCAGCCGAGGCGGAAACCGTCAGCAGCCTCACGATCGCCCAACCGGCCGCCATTCGCTCCGAGGAAATTGCGCAAAAGCTCTCCATGCGCTTGACCCTGCCGGCCGGGTTTGCGGGCGGTTTGGTCTTGAGCGGGGCGTTGCTGTTGGTGTTGGGAATGCTCGATCGCCGCTACCAGGCCGACAGCGAAATTCGCAGCGCCTTGGCCGAGCGGGATATCAAACTGCTGGGCATTTTGCCGGAATTGGCTGCCCGTGCGCCGGGCCTGTTGCCGGTGTTGGTGGAACCCTCGCCCCCAGGGGAAGCCTATGAACAATTCCGCAGCAACTTGCGCCGCCTGGATAGCAGCCTGAAAGTGCTGTTGATGAGCAGTGTGGACGTGGGCGAAGGAAAATCGGTGGTGGCCTATAACTTGGCGATCGCAGCGGCGCGATCGGGTAAACGCACCCTGTTGATTGAACTGGACTTGCGCGCTCCCTCCGCTGCCAAGGCCCTGCGCGTGGCTCCGGATCCGGATGCGGTTCGTGAACCGTTCCACTACTACAGCAGTTTGAACAACTGTGCGCGGATGGTTCCCGAGGTGGAAAATCTCTACATTGCCCCCAGTCCCGGCCCCCAGAATGATTGTGCGGCGATTTTGGAATCTAGCGAAATTCGGCAACTCCTGCTGGATGCCCGCAGTCGCTTTGATTACGTGATTGTGGAAGCAACGACCCTCAACAATGCCAACGATGCCTTGCTGTTGGAGTCCCAAACGGACGGGTTGATCTTGGTGGCTCGCCCTGGCCACACCGACAAAACCGCTTTCACTCAGCGGCTGGATGAGTTGACCGATGAGGAAACCAGCACCATTCGCTTAATTGGTGTTGCCATTGACAGTGCCGATTCGCCCTTTGAGCTGCTGGAAGAAGAACCCCTGCTGGAAGAGGATGCCGAGGCGATCGATCCGATGGCGGCGGTGGATGAATGGTCGATCGTGCGGCCGTCCTCCAATTCCGTGGCCGCGCGATCGAAACAACGCTAG
- a CDS encoding photosystem II biosynthesis protein encodes MSGEPPSPSPRDRLPFEPGKRRKAKAESEPTPATTPAPRKLNPLPPSTKAKPAQTTQPDSAPKRVYTRSEMAIPDSVSKRMAKRMAVFCGVPTVLSFASFIGAYFVNTRTEVHLPTVLVFSSSLGFLVLGVLGLSYGVLSSSWDETAPGSLWGIGEFRVNFGRMVEGWRAAQSARNKEKS; translated from the coding sequence GTGTCAGGCGAGCCTCCCTCTCCATCGCCGCGCGATCGCTTGCCCTTTGAACCGGGAAAACGCCGCAAGGCCAAGGCTGAATCCGAGCCAACCCCTGCGACGACACCGGCTCCGCGCAAGCTGAACCCGCTGCCTCCCTCCACCAAAGCCAAGCCCGCCCAAACCACCCAGCCGGACTCCGCTCCCAAACGGGTCTACACGCGATCGGAAATGGCGATTCCCGATTCGGTGAGTAAGCGCATGGCCAAACGGATGGCGGTGTTTTGTGGTGTCCCGACGGTCTTGAGCTTTGCCAGCTTCATCGGGGCCTACTTTGTCAACACGCGAACGGAAGTCCATTTACCCACCGTGCTGGTTTTTTCGTCCAGTTTGGGATTCCTGGTGCTGGGGGTGTTGGGTTTGAGCTATGGGGTGTTGTCTTCGTCATGGGACGAAACAGCGCCAGGCAGCTTGTGGGGAATCGGGGAGTTTCGGGTGAACTTTGGCCGAATGGTTGAAGGTTGGCGAGCAGCCCAGTCAGCCCGAAACAAAGAAAAATCTTAA
- the aroF gene encoding 3-deoxy-7-phosphoheptulonate synthase → MIIVMRAGAPAEEIDRVADEFKSWGLDPEKIVGKHKVVLGLVGDTASMDPERMEEISPWIEQVLRVEQPFKRASREYRHGEASEVTIPTPNGPVTIGENHPIAVVAGPCSVENEEMIVETALRVKAAGAQFLRGGAFKPRTSPYAFQGHGESALELLAAARDASGLGIITEVMDTADIEKIYEVADVLQVGARNMQNFSLLKQIGAQDKPVLLKRGMSATIEEWLMAAEYIMAAGNPNVILCERGIRTFDRQYTRNHLDLAAVPVLRRLTHLPIMVDPSHGTGWAHFVPTMAKGSMAVGCDSLMIEVHPNPKKALSDGPQSLTPDQFDALMVELAEFGRALKRWPTPAAVPALV, encoded by the coding sequence ATGATCATTGTGATGCGTGCGGGCGCACCCGCTGAAGAGATCGATCGCGTTGCGGACGAGTTCAAGAGCTGGGGCTTGGATCCCGAAAAAATCGTCGGGAAACATAAGGTGGTGCTGGGTCTGGTGGGCGACACGGCCAGCATGGATCCCGAACGGATGGAAGAAATTAGCCCCTGGATTGAACAGGTGCTGCGGGTGGAACAGCCGTTCAAGCGGGCCAGCCGGGAATATCGCCACGGGGAAGCCAGCGAGGTTACGATTCCTACCCCCAACGGCCCGGTAACGATTGGCGAAAACCACCCGATCGCGGTGGTGGCGGGCCCTTGCTCCGTGGAAAACGAGGAAATGATTGTGGAAACGGCCCTGCGAGTCAAGGCAGCCGGGGCCCAATTCCTGCGGGGTGGGGCCTTCAAGCCTCGGACTTCGCCCTATGCGTTCCAGGGCCATGGTGAAAGTGCTTTGGAACTGTTGGCGGCGGCTCGGGATGCGTCCGGATTGGGGATCATCACGGAGGTGATGGACACGGCCGACATCGAAAAGATCTACGAAGTGGCGGATGTGCTGCAAGTGGGGGCCCGCAATATGCAGAACTTCTCGCTGCTGAAGCAGATTGGGGCCCAAGATAAGCCGGTGCTGCTGAAGCGGGGGATGTCTGCCACGATCGAGGAATGGTTGATGGCCGCGGAATACATCATGGCGGCGGGCAACCCGAACGTGATCCTCTGCGAGCGCGGCATTCGCACGTTCGATCGCCAATACACCCGCAACCATCTGGATCTGGCTGCTGTGCCGGTACTGCGCCGCCTCACCCACTTGCCGATTATGGTGGATCCTAGCCACGGCACGGGCTGGGCCCACTTCGTACCCACGATGGCCAAGGGATCGATGGCTGTGGGCTGTGATTCGCTGATGATTGAAGTCCACCCGAATCCGAAGAAGGCCCTGTCGGATGGGCCCCAATCCCTGACTCCGGATCAGTTCGATGCGTTGATGGTGGAGTTGGCGGAATTTGGCCGGGCCCTGAAGCGGTGGCCCACTCCGGCGGCTGTGCCTGCGTTGGTGTAG
- a CDS encoding DUF2996 domain-containing protein, translated as MADNPEVKAEVQAKAPAAAPKAAPAKEKAPKPEDKPFGEFIETEYLPALQKALVDRGVAGLALQFVNATVPIKGLEDNQCSQVIGSWGDREFRVYFPKDDINATKGFSYTEKGGPHSTLEPFLIDERKASLDLLVNAVALRLRAQKWIERN; from the coding sequence ATGGCTGACAATCCGGAAGTGAAAGCGGAAGTACAAGCGAAGGCCCCCGCTGCGGCCCCAAAAGCTGCCCCAGCCAAAGAAAAAGCCCCAAAACCGGAAGACAAGCCCTTTGGCGAATTTATTGAAACCGAATATTTGCCCGCCCTGCAAAAGGCCCTGGTCGATCGCGGTGTGGCCGGCTTGGCGTTGCAGTTTGTGAATGCCACCGTTCCCATCAAAGGGCTGGAAGACAACCAGTGCTCTCAGGTAATTGGTAGTTGGGGCGATCGGGAATTTCGGGTTTATTTCCCCAAAGACGACATCAACGCCACCAAGGGATTTTCCTACACGGAAAAAGGCGGCCCCCACAGCACCCTCGAACCCTTCTTGATTGATGAGCGGAAGGCGAGCTTAGACCTGTTGGTAAATGCCGTAGCCCTCCGGTTGCGGGCCCAAAAGTGGATCGAACGCAACTAG